A genomic window from Haladaptatus caseinilyticus includes:
- a CDS encoding radical SAM protein, which translates to MISKGCEQCAMGGKMVLFVYGYCDQRDCFYCPLGENRKNVTDVYANERKIENDEDIITEAKRMDALGTSITGGEPQEAMNKTCRYISMLKDEFGDDHHTHLYTGITGGRENMRRLAEAGLDEIRFHPPYELWGEMHGSEWEDILYIAREEGITPSFEIPGIRAEEEFLEFLDEGAAEFCNVNEFEMSQGNYRRMQAEGYELQEGHMSAVDGSKEQILDVMGDHPRVYFCTSVFKDAAQHRNRLKRMARQIRREFDDVTDDGTLIYGKTWATEERFAKLGVPEEFYTVKSDHIEVAWWLLEEMIDEGDVEKGEIVEQYPTYDGQVVERTPLA; encoded by the coding sequence ATGATTTCCAAGGGCTGTGAACAGTGCGCCATGGGTGGCAAGATGGTGCTCTTCGTCTACGGGTACTGCGACCAGCGCGACTGCTTTTACTGCCCGCTCGGCGAGAACCGGAAAAACGTCACCGACGTATACGCGAACGAGCGGAAGATCGAGAACGACGAGGACATCATTACCGAGGCAAAGCGAATGGACGCCCTCGGTACGTCCATCACGGGTGGCGAGCCACAGGAGGCGATGAACAAGACGTGCCGCTATATCTCGATGCTGAAAGACGAGTTCGGTGACGACCACCACACGCACCTCTACACCGGAATCACGGGTGGGCGCGAGAACATGCGCCGACTCGCCGAGGCAGGACTGGACGAGATTCGCTTCCATCCGCCGTACGAACTTTGGGGCGAGATGCACGGGTCGGAGTGGGAGGACATATTGTACATTGCGCGTGAAGAAGGAATCACGCCCTCGTTCGAAATACCTGGAATCCGGGCTGAAGAGGAGTTCCTCGAATTCCTTGACGAAGGCGCGGCGGAATTCTGCAACGTCAACGAATTCGAGATGAGCCAGGGTAACTACCGCCGAATGCAAGCCGAGGGGTACGAACTCCAAGAGGGTCACATGTCCGCAGTCGATGGGTCGAAAGAGCAGATTCTGGACGTGATGGGCGACCATCCACGCGTATACTTCTGTACCTCGGTGTTCAAGGACGCCGCCCAGCACCGAAACCGCCTGAAGCGCATGGCGCGCCAAATCCGCCGTGAGTTCGACGACGTGACCGACGATGGCACGCTTATCTATGGAAAGACGTGGGCCACCGAAGAGCGGTTCGCGAAACTCGGCGTTCCCGAGGAGTTCTACACCGTCAAATCCGACCACATCGAAGTCGCGTGGTGGTTGTTGGAGGAGATGATAGACGAAGGTGACGTGGAAAAAGGCGAAATCGTGGAGCAGTATCCAACCTACGACGGGCAAGTGGTCGAACGAACGCCATTGGCGTAA
- a CDS encoding TRAM domain-containing protein — translation MPDCPLADSCPSFEERISGMGCHHYGDRGGAEWCNHYNQPIRELKTAPVQPGEEVIVEIDDIHESGSGVGRTDEGFIVLVDGILPDARAKVKITNVKGNHATADPVERLPMEPEDEAEDTGEGEPETTNRRKRERRERLGSRDNFWGG, via the coding sequence ATGCCGGACTGTCCACTGGCAGATAGCTGCCCCAGTTTCGAGGAACGAATCAGCGGAATGGGCTGTCACCACTACGGCGACCGCGGCGGTGCGGAGTGGTGTAACCACTACAACCAGCCGATCCGGGAACTGAAAACCGCTCCCGTCCAACCGGGCGAGGAAGTCATCGTGGAGATCGACGACATTCACGAGAGCGGCTCCGGCGTCGGTCGGACCGACGAAGGATTCATCGTACTCGTGGACGGCATCCTCCCCGACGCTCGCGCTAAAGTAAAAATCACGAACGTAAAGGGCAATCACGCGACGGCCGACCCCGTCGAGCGCCTCCCGATGGAACCGGAGGACGAAGCGGAGGACACGGGAGAAGGGGAACCGGAAACGACGAACCGAAGAAAACGTGAACGCCGCGAACGCCTCGGAAGTCGGGACAACTTCTGGGGCGGATAG
- a CDS encoding DUF373 family protein — protein sequence MLLVLCVDLDDDLGRKTDFETPVIGRDEVEAAAVALATADPEDSDVNVMFEGVHLYDRIDAEESVEVAVVTGNEGSDISANREVGEEVDTVLASISTSEEITTVIVTDGAQDESVVPVIRSRIPVDGVRRVVVRQAQDLESMYYTIKQVLNDPETRGTILVPLGILLLIYPLALLADKNGMPGAVVIGGTSALLGLYVLFRGLGLERLVDHVAGKARNSLYSGRVTLITYVVAAALLIIGGVSGVETLEAVRADRGGADLGAVRVLASLVYGAVVWFSAAGITSSLGQITDEYLADEFEWRYLNAPFYVLSIGGVLYAVSAYFLSRVSLEFLAGMLTAGTLLGLASTLVFAIAESRYSRSGKARMS from the coding sequence ATGCTGCTGGTGCTGTGTGTAGACCTCGACGACGACCTTGGCCGAAAAACCGACTTCGAAACGCCGGTCATCGGCCGAGACGAAGTCGAGGCCGCCGCCGTCGCGCTCGCAACCGCAGACCCCGAAGACAGTGACGTCAACGTCATGTTCGAGGGCGTCCACCTGTACGACCGAATCGACGCCGAGGAGAGCGTCGAAGTCGCAGTCGTTACCGGAAACGAAGGGAGCGATATCAGCGCGAACAGGGAGGTCGGCGAAGAGGTAGACACCGTCTTGGCGAGCATCAGCACGAGCGAGGAGATTACGACCGTCATCGTCACCGACGGTGCACAGGACGAGAGCGTCGTTCCGGTCATTCGCTCCCGCATTCCGGTCGATGGCGTCCGGCGGGTCGTCGTCCGGCAGGCACAGGATTTGGAGTCGATGTACTATACGATCAAACAGGTGTTGAACGACCCCGAAACGCGCGGGACGATTCTCGTCCCGCTCGGTATCCTCCTGCTCATCTATCCGCTCGCCCTCCTCGCGGACAAAAACGGGATGCCCGGCGCTGTCGTCATCGGCGGTACGTCCGCACTCCTCGGGTTGTACGTCCTGTTCCGCGGACTCGGGCTCGAACGCCTGGTTGACCATGTCGCAGGAAAAGCCAGAAACAGCTTATACTCCGGTCGTGTGACGCTCATCACCTACGTCGTGGCCGCAGCCCTGCTCATCATCGGCGGCGTCAGTGGCGTCGAAACCCTCGAAGCGGTTCGGGCGGATCGCGGCGGTGCCGACCTCGGTGCGGTTCGAGTGCTTGCATCGTTGGTCTATGGCGCAGTCGTCTGGTTCTCGGCAGCGGGTATTACCTCCAGCCTCGGTCAAATCACGGACGAGTACCTCGCCGACGAGTTCGAATGGCGCTATCTGAACGCGCCGTTCTATGTCCTCTCTATCGGTGGCGTTCTGTACGCCGTGAGCGCCTACTTCCTCAGCCGCGTTTCGCTGGAGTTCCTCGCCGGAATGCTGACCGCAGGAACCCTGTTGGGATTGGCCAGCACGCTCGTTTTCGCCATCGCCGAATCGCGATACTCCCGCTCCGGGAAAGCAAGGATGAGCTAG
- a CDS encoding alpha/beta hydrolase: MTKTPTRRRILQAVGAATAVSLAGCSSSGDGATETTSEAKNEPTTRGSTIEGGTTSRGTSTTDESTTSETETDETTGGTNPPKGGGDVKFRTNGGATVRGTLLGEGPCGVVFAHGVGFDRKSWLPQARKLAEEGYTCLTIDLNLDDRSTTPEYVLAAVRYLRRRVGVKNVVLIGASAGANAVVRANSRAGSGTIDGTLAISPGKATESASGMQGWKLFVVSRGDKDRFVRTTKQMHENAPSPKRFEKISGSAHGQHAFEENDYAMRSLMNELLNTVCGGE, translated from the coding sequence ATGACGAAAACACCGACACGGCGCCGCATTCTACAAGCGGTTGGGGCCGCCACAGCGGTCAGCCTCGCTGGGTGCTCGTCCAGCGGTGACGGAGCCACAGAAACGACCAGTGAAGCGAAAAACGAACCGACGACGAGGGGTTCCACAATCGAAGGCGGGACGACGAGCAGAGGGACGAGTACGACTGATGAATCGACGACCAGTGAGACGGAGACGGATGAAACGACGGGAGGGACGAATCCTCCGAAGGGAGGCGGTGACGTGAAATTCAGGACGAACGGTGGTGCGACAGTACGAGGGACACTTCTCGGGGAAGGGCCGTGCGGGGTCGTCTTCGCTCACGGGGTCGGTTTCGACCGGAAAAGCTGGCTCCCACAGGCGCGAAAGCTCGCCGAAGAGGGGTACACCTGTCTGACAATCGACCTGAACCTGGACGACCGAAGCACGACCCCGGAATACGTTCTCGCCGCGGTTCGATATCTCCGTCGGCGCGTCGGAGTGAAAAACGTGGTTCTCATCGGGGCCAGCGCGGGGGCGAACGCAGTCGTTCGCGCCAACTCGCGGGCAGGGAGTGGAACTATCGACGGAACGCTCGCAATCTCGCCCGGAAAAGCCACGGAGTCGGCAAGCGGGATGCAGGGATGGAAGCTGTTCGTCGTGAGCAGAGGTGACAAGGATCGGTTTGTGCGGACGACGAAACAGATGCACGAAAACGCTCCGAGTCCGAAACGGTTCGAGAAAATTTCGGGCAGTGCACACGGCCAGCATGCCTTCGAGGAGAACGATTACGCGATGCGGTCGCTCATGAACGAACTCCTGAACACGGTTTGTGGCGGGGAGTAA